In Peptococcus niger, the genomic window ATAGTTGCATAATAAATAGTAATTAAAGGCACAAGCGTGTGCTTAAGAATGGAGGAGTAAAAGGTGAACGTAGAATTATGGACCGCCCTCTTATTTCTGGGCTTGGCTGTTTTTTTGTGTGCTGCCGGTATCGGGGTCAGCTTGCTTTTAAGCCCCCACTACTATAAGCCACAGGGACAGTATGAAGCTTTTGAATGCGGCGTCGATACCGAAGGCACCGGCTGGGTGCAGTTTAAGGTCAGCCATTTTCTGTATGCGCTGATTTTCTTACTGTTCGATATTGAAGCCCTGTTTTTCTTTCCCATCGCCCTGATATTTAAAGATATCGGTCTCTTGCCACTTGTGGCAGCGGTGGTATTCTTGCTGGTAATTTGTTTGGGACTTTGGTATGAATGGAAAGAAGGTGCACTGGAATGGAGCTAAAAACCTCTGACGGCTGGTCTGACTCAACACGGGTCGAACCGACGCCGGGTCTTGATCATTTGGATGAAGCAACGCGTGCCGAGCTGGATCGCTCAGTGATTTTAACCACCCTGGATGCGCTGATGGATCAGGGCCGGGCACGCTCATTTTGGCCGGTAACGATGGGGCTGGCCTGCTGTGCAATTGAAATGATGGCTTGCGGCGGGGCGCGCTTTGACTTGGCGCGGTTTGGCTATGAAGTTTTCCGCCCGTCTCCGCGGCATTCAGACTTAATGATTGTGGCGGGAACGGTGACAAAGCGTTTGGCGCCGGTTGTTAAAAGGGTTTATGAACAAATGCCGGAACCGAAATATGTCATTGCGATGGGCAACTGTGCCATTTCCGGTGGTCCTTTCGCCGGCAGTTATGCGGTGGCGGACGGTTGCGACTGGATGATTCCGGTGGATGTGTATTTGCCAGGTTGTCCGCCGCGTCCGGAGGCCCTTTTGGATGCCTGCTTGAAGTTACGGGAGCGCGTGCTGGATGAGAAAGCGGCAAAGGAGGAGAGGTAAGTGACTTTAGATCAGCAGTTTGGAGCACTGACTGCCGTTGAGACACCTGGTGTCAATCCGACTTATCTCTGCTCACGCGACGATTTGGTGGAGACGGTGACCGCCTTAAAGGCAGCGCTGACGCCCTTGTTTTTGGTGGATGTGACGGCTCTGGAACGTGAAGAGGATTTGTGCGGGATTTATCATTTTATGAACTTAAATGATTATATTATTTTTCGCGTGGTTGTCCCGATGGCAAAAGATGACTTGCATTTGCCGACCATAAGCGACATTTACCCGGCAGCCAATGAGATGGAACGGGAAGTTTATGACCTTTTCGGTATTGTCTACGATAATCACCCGAACTTGAAGCGAATCCTTTGTGCCGATGACTTTGAAGGGCACCCTTTGCGCAAAGATTACGTCTCCAATACGCGCGATTAAAGGAGGGATGAGGAGATGAAAGAAAATCTGTCAATGCACGACAGGGCTCAGATGAGCGAAGCGGATATGGAAACGGCCTTACGTGAGCAGCAAGAGGCCTTGCGTGATGTTGCCGAGACCTACCATCCGTCGGAGCCTTTTGTTTTCAACTTAGGCCCTCAACACCCTTCAACCCACGGGGTTTTTCGGGCCCGGATGAAAATGGACGGGGAACATGTCCTTGAGGTGGATAACATCATTGGTTATTTGCACCGGGGGATTGAAAAGATTGCCGAGCAGAAAACCTGGGCACAATTCACACCTTATACGGACAGGATGGACTATTTGGCGCCGATTCTGAATGAATGGGGCTACCTGATGGGCGTGGAGAAGCTCATGAACATTACGGTGCCTGAACGCGGTGAATATGTTCGTGTGATTTTGGGTGAACTGCAGCGCGTGGCCAATCACTTGGTCTATTTGGCTTCTTTTGCCCTGGACCTAAACGGGTATACGGCCTGGATGTACATGTTCCGCGAACGTGAAAAAATCTTAGATATTTTAGAAGCCTATTCGGGCAGCCGGATGAACAACCACGCCTTGCGCATCGGTGGTGCACCAACGCCCTTGCCGGATGGCATGGTGGAAATGATTACCGATTGGCTGGACGGCTATCCCCAGGCCATGAAAGATTTTGCCAATGTGGTCCACGGGAATGAAATTTTCCAAGCACGGACACAAAATGTCGGTATCATAGATGTAGAGACTTGCATGAAATACTCTGTCGGCGGGGCCAACCTGCGTGCCGCCGGTAAACCGGCAGACTTGCGCAAGGACCGCCCCTACAGCATTTACGATCGGTTTGATTTCAAGGTGATCACCGGCAAGCAAGGGGACGCTTTTGACCGCTACATGGTGCGGTATTATGAAATGGAAGAATGCTGTAAGATCATTCGCCAAGCTTTGGAACAAATGCCCAAAGAAGGGCCGACCATGGCCAAGGTGCCAAAAATGATTAAGGTGCCCAAGGGCGAGGTCTACGCTCAGATTGAAGGGGCTAAAGGCTGGCTCGGTTACTATATTGTTTCCGATGGTGGCATGAAACCTTACCGCATCCGTCTGCACGCACCAAGTGTTATGAGCTTGTTTGCCCTTCCGGGCATTGTGGACGGCATGCTCTTGCAGGACTATATTACGTCCTTGGCCAGTATTGACATCGTTTTAGGCGAAGTGGACCGTTAGGAGGTGGCAAAATGCTCAATAATTTATTCATCAATATGGGTGGCGCCATCTCCGAGTGGATTGTAGGACTGGGCGGTTCTCAAATGTTGGGAGACTGGATCGTCCGCATCCTGGCAGCGGTGGTCATTCTGGTATTTTTGCTGTGCAATGTTATCGTATTGGTTTATCTGGAACGTAAATTTTCCGGCTTTTACCAAGAGCGCCTTGGTCCGAACCGTGTGGGCCCGGCCGGTATTTTCCAGCTTTTTATGGATATTTTAAAGCTGGTCAGTAAAAACACCTACACCCCTAAAAATGTAGATAAGCTCCTGTACAACTTGGTGCCCTTGGTGGTCTTTATCCCCACCATGCTGTGCTTTATGGTCCTCCCCTTCGGGGCAGGCATGAGCATGGTAGACAGTGATGTAGGCCTACTCTTTTATTTTGCCGTCAGCGGGTTGACCACCTTTATTTTGTTGACCAGCGGCTGGGCGGCCAATAATAAGTACACCCTTATGGGTGGGATGCGGGCCACGCTGCAAATGATTTCTTATGAAATTCCGCTGATTTTTTCCGTCATCGGTATTGTGATGATTTGCGGCAGCATGAACTTAAATGAAATCGTTCAAAATCAGATTGACCACGGTTGGTTCATTTGGCGTCAACCGCTGGCCTTCATCATTTTCCTGGTGGCCTCAACCGCTGAAATGAACCGAAATCCCTTTGACCTTCCGGAAGGGGAACAGGAACTGGTTGCCGGTTATCAAACCGAGTATTCCGGTATGCGGTTTGCCTTCATGTATTTAGGGGAATACGTTGCCCTCTTGGCCATGTGCTGGCTTTCTGCCGTTCTCTTCCTGGGCGGCTGGCACGGACCGATTTTGCCGGGCTGGATCTGGATCATCATCAAGACCTACGTCTTTGTATTCATCAATATGTGGATCAGATGGACCTATCCGCGTATTCGCATTGACCACTTAATGAAATTAAACTGGAAAGTGCTGATTCCCTTGGCCATTGCCAATATGACCATTACCGGCATCGCGCTTAGACTTGTACAGACATTAGCGTAAGGAGGTGCTTCTTTTGTACGGTACAGGACTCTTAAAAGGACTGGCGGTAACGATACGGCACTTCTTTTTGCCGAAGTTCACGGAGCAATATCCTGAAGAACGACCGAATCTGTCACCAGCCAGCCATGGTTTCTTTGAGTACGATTACGACAAATGCATTGCGTGTCGGCTTTGCGAACGCGCATGCCCGAATAAAGTCATCCATATTGAGACGGAAAAAGACGAAAACAACAAAAATAAAGTCACCGGTTACGATATGGATATATCTTATTGCTTGTTCTGTGGGCTGTGTATTGAAGCATGCCCAACCAAAGCCCTGATGAACGCACAAAATTTTGAAACAACCGTTTATCATCGGAAAAATACCCACTATGATTTTCTGTCGCCCGTTCCGCATGAAATGAATGAAAAATTTGATGCGGTGCAGGCCGCCTATCTTGAGAAGCATCCGCCAAAAGTGTCTGTTGCTAGGCCTAAGGCTGAAAAACCGGCACCTGACCCGAATGCGCCGAAGCCCAAACCAAAACCGGCGCCGAAACCGGCCGATGCAGATGCAGCGGCTGAAAAACCGGCACCGACAGCTGAGAAGGAGGGAGAATAATGACATCAACCATTTCTCCCGCATTATTTTACTTTTTTGCGGTGATTATGATTGCCAGTGCTTTGGGCATGGCGGTATCGCGTAATTTGTTCCGCACGGCGCTCTTGATGCTGGTGACCTTCGCTTCAGTGGCCGGCATATACGCCAGCATGCACGAACGGTTTTTAGCGGTGGCCCAGCTTTTGGTTTACGTTGGCGCCATTACCATCCTGATGATTTTTGGGATCATGCTGACCAAAAGTTACGGCGTTCGCACCCTGACCAACCCCTTTTCGAGAACCGCCATTGGCGGTGGGGTGATTGCCGCCGGGCTTTGCTTTGTGGTGAGCATGTGCATTCGCATTCTGCCGGCTGTACCGGCAGGGCCGATTGCGGTGCCTTCGGTTTACCACATTGGCATCAGTCTTTTCGGGGTACACATTTTGGCGACGGAATTGGCTGCTATTTTGCTTCTGGTAGCGATGATTGGCGCCTTGATGATTACAGAAAAGGAGGATGATGCGAAATGATCGGATTAACACATTACCTTTTCTTAGCGCTTCTGCTTTTCTGCATCGGGCTTTTTATCGCCTTATCCAGACGGAACCCCATCGGTGTTTTGATGGGCATTGAATTAATGCTCAATGCTGTCAATATTAACCTGGTGGCTTTTAACCGGTTTCTAAATCCGGAAGTGGCTGTTGGCTATGTTTTTGTGCTGTTGATTATGGTGGTTGCCGCTGCCGAAGTGGCTGTTGGTTTGGCCATCATTCTGAAGAACTATCGCGAACGCGGTCGTTCAGATCTCAGCGACATCAACTGGTTGAAGTGGTAAGGGAGGAGGAGAAGAATAATGACTGAAGCATCTTGGTTTTGGATTTATCTCGCTTGGCTGCTGCCAATTATTCCCCTTGCCGTTTTTGCCGTAACCGGGCTTTTCACCCAAAAGAGCAAACCGCTCACCATTGGGTTGGTCATTGCCGGTTTTGCAGTTGACGTTGTGATTGCGATTGGCATCGCTTATGAAGTTTACGTGCAAAAAGCGGTTACCATGACATCGCCTATTGAATATGCGCTGACATGGATTCAAATTCCGGGGATTACCATTGATCTCGGTGTTTTAATGGACCCGCTGACAGCGATGATGTTGTTTGTGGTAACGGTGATTTCCTTGCTGGTAGCCATTTATTCCATTGGTTACATGGAAGGGGACCCGGGAACACCGCGTTTTTTCACCTACCTGTCGATTTTTGTGGCCTCCATGCTGATCTTGGTTTTGGCCAACAACTATTTCATGATTTTCATTGGTTGGGAACTGGTGGGGCTGTGCTCCTACTTGCTCATCGGTTTTTACTACCAAACGTTCAGCGCGGCTGCCGCCAGTCAAAAAGCATTTTTGTTTAACCGTATTGCCGACTTCGGCTTTATGGTCGGCTTCTTTATGCTCTATGCCTTCTTTGGCACCTTTAACTTTACTGAGCTGGCTGAAAAAATTCCCGCTGAACAGGGAACGCTTTTCATTACTGTTGCGGCCATCCTGGTCTTCGTCGGGCCCATCGGTAAAAGTGCTCAATTCCCCTTCCACGTGTGGCTGCCGGATGCCATGGAAGGGCCCACGCCGGTTTCTGCATTAATCCATGCGGCAACGATGGTTGCTGCCGGGGTTTACCTGCTGAGCCGTCAGTTTGTA contains:
- a CDS encoding NADH-quinone oxidoreductase subunit A, which encodes MNVELWTALLFLGLAVFLCAAGIGVSLLLSPHYYKPQGQYEAFECGVDTEGTGWVQFKVSHFLYALIFLLFDIEALFFFPIALIFKDIGLLPLVAAVVFLLVICLGLWYEWKEGALEWS
- a CDS encoding NADH-quinone oxidoreductase subunit B, encoding MELKTSDGWSDSTRVEPTPGLDHLDEATRAELDRSVILTTLDALMDQGRARSFWPVTMGLACCAIEMMACGGARFDLARFGYEVFRPSPRHSDLMIVAGTVTKRLAPVVKRVYEQMPEPKYVIAMGNCAISGGPFAGSYAVADGCDWMIPVDVYLPGCPPRPEALLDACLKLRERVLDEKAAKEER
- a CDS encoding NADH-quinone oxidoreductase subunit C, with amino-acid sequence MTLDQQFGALTAVETPGVNPTYLCSRDDLVETVTALKAALTPLFLVDVTALEREEDLCGIYHFMNLNDYIIFRVVVPMAKDDLHLPTISDIYPAANEMEREVYDLFGIVYDNHPNLKRILCADDFEGHPLRKDYVSNTRD
- a CDS encoding NADH-quinone oxidoreductase subunit D, with the translated sequence MKENLSMHDRAQMSEADMETALREQQEALRDVAETYHPSEPFVFNLGPQHPSTHGVFRARMKMDGEHVLEVDNIIGYLHRGIEKIAEQKTWAQFTPYTDRMDYLAPILNEWGYLMGVEKLMNITVPERGEYVRVILGELQRVANHLVYLASFALDLNGYTAWMYMFREREKILDILEAYSGSRMNNHALRIGGAPTPLPDGMVEMITDWLDGYPQAMKDFANVVHGNEIFQARTQNVGIIDVETCMKYSVGGANLRAAGKPADLRKDRPYSIYDRFDFKVITGKQGDAFDRYMVRYYEMEECCKIIRQALEQMPKEGPTMAKVPKMIKVPKGEVYAQIEGAKGWLGYYIVSDGGMKPYRIRLHAPSVMSLFALPGIVDGMLLQDYITSLASIDIVLGEVDR
- the nuoH gene encoding NADH-quinone oxidoreductase subunit NuoH, whose amino-acid sequence is MLNNLFINMGGAISEWIVGLGGSQMLGDWIVRILAAVVILVFLLCNVIVLVYLERKFSGFYQERLGPNRVGPAGIFQLFMDILKLVSKNTYTPKNVDKLLYNLVPLVVFIPTMLCFMVLPFGAGMSMVDSDVGLLFYFAVSGLTTFILLTSGWAANNKYTLMGGMRATLQMISYEIPLIFSVIGIVMICGSMNLNEIVQNQIDHGWFIWRQPLAFIIFLVASTAEMNRNPFDLPEGEQELVAGYQTEYSGMRFAFMYLGEYVALLAMCWLSAVLFLGGWHGPILPGWIWIIIKTYVFVFINMWIRWTYPRIRIDHLMKLNWKVLIPLAIANMTITGIALRLVQTLA
- a CDS encoding NuoI/complex I 23 kDa subunit family protein gives rise to the protein MYGTGLLKGLAVTIRHFFLPKFTEQYPEERPNLSPASHGFFEYDYDKCIACRLCERACPNKVIHIETEKDENNKNKVTGYDMDISYCLFCGLCIEACPTKALMNAQNFETTVYHRKNTHYDFLSPVPHEMNEKFDAVQAAYLEKHPPKVSVARPKAEKPAPDPNAPKPKPKPAPKPADADAAAEKPAPTAEKEGE
- a CDS encoding NADH-quinone oxidoreductase subunit J, with the protein product MTSTISPALFYFFAVIMIASALGMAVSRNLFRTALLMLVTFASVAGIYASMHERFLAVAQLLVYVGAITILMIFGIMLTKSYGVRTLTNPFSRTAIGGGVIAAGLCFVVSMCIRILPAVPAGPIAVPSVYHIGISLFGVHILATELAAILLLVAMIGALMITEKEDDAK
- the nuoK gene encoding NADH-quinone oxidoreductase subunit NuoK, which gives rise to MIGLTHYLFLALLLFCIGLFIALSRRNPIGVLMGIELMLNAVNINLVAFNRFLNPEVAVGYVFVLLIMVVAAAEVAVGLAIILKNYRERGRSDLSDINWLKW